Proteins encoded within one genomic window of Cumulibacter manganitolerans:
- a CDS encoding DUF2231 domain-containing protein, which produces MDTLFGLPAHVLLVHAVVVLGPLAALLGIAVAVRPRWAFYLRWPLLVLTVISTGLAVLAADAGEDLQRRLGGNALIEQHAEAGDLLKVVAIGYLVVTVLAFFAIAVRSPLASGRGEFRTRLPAVAAPVARVLLAAVAVWFIVQTVITGHTGSEAAWKDIVQSTSPGSGGDGD; this is translated from the coding sequence ATGGACACCCTCTTCGGCCTCCCGGCCCACGTTCTGCTGGTGCACGCGGTGGTCGTGCTGGGGCCCCTCGCCGCCCTGCTCGGCATCGCGGTCGCCGTCCGGCCGCGGTGGGCGTTCTACCTGCGGTGGCCGCTGCTGGTGCTGACCGTGATCTCCACGGGGCTCGCGGTCCTGGCGGCCGACGCCGGCGAGGACCTGCAGCGCCGGCTCGGCGGCAACGCGCTCATCGAGCAGCACGCCGAGGCCGGCGACCTGCTCAAGGTGGTCGCGATCGGCTACCTCGTCGTGACGGTGCTGGCGTTCTTCGCGATCGCCGTGCGCAGCCCGCTCGCCTCGGGCCGCGGCGAGTTCCGGACGCGGCTGCCCGCCGTGGCGGCACCCGTCGCGCGGGTGCTGCTCGCCGCCGTGGCGGTCTGGTTCATCGTGCAGACCGTGATCACCGGGCACACCGGCTCGGAGGCCGCCTGGAAGGACATCGTGCAGTCCACCAGCCCGGGCTCCGGTGGCGACGGCGACTGA
- a CDS encoding VIT1/CCC1 transporter family protein — MIEPSSPAPGEDLADTDPRLAHPGESHESGHASKLNWLRAGVLGANDGIISQAGLLMGVAGATTSSTALLAAGIAGMAAGAISMALGEYVSVSSQRDAERDLIAKERRELEEDPEIELEELTALYRAKGLSEQTATQVARELTEHDALGAHLDAELGIDPDELTNPIAAAVASAISFLIGSAVPTLAILLFPTQARIIATVVAVLLALALTGWVSASIGGGSRLRAVGRLVVGGAAAMAISYGVGALASVLFGTNVKV; from the coding sequence ATGATCGAACCTTCCTCCCCCGCGCCCGGCGAGGACCTCGCCGACACCGATCCGCGGCTGGCCCACCCCGGCGAGAGCCACGAGAGCGGGCACGCGAGCAAGCTCAACTGGCTGCGGGCCGGGGTGCTCGGCGCGAACGACGGCATCATCTCCCAGGCCGGCCTGCTGATGGGCGTCGCGGGCGCGACCACCAGCTCGACGGCCCTGCTGGCCGCCGGCATCGCCGGCATGGCCGCCGGGGCGATCTCGATGGCGCTCGGCGAGTACGTGTCCGTCTCGTCGCAGCGGGACGCCGAGCGCGATCTCATCGCCAAGGAGCGGCGCGAGCTCGAGGAAGACCCGGAGATCGAGCTCGAGGAGCTGACCGCGCTCTATCGCGCGAAGGGGCTCAGCGAGCAGACCGCGACCCAGGTGGCCCGCGAGCTGACCGAGCACGACGCGCTCGGCGCGCACCTCGATGCCGAGCTGGGCATCGACCCCGACGAGCTGACGAACCCGATCGCGGCCGCCGTCGCATCGGCGATCTCATTCCTGATCGGCAGCGCGGTGCCCACCCTCGCCATCCTGCTGTTCCCGACGCAGGCGCGCATCATCGCGACCGTCGTGGCGGTGCTGCTGGCCCTCGCTCTGACCGGCTGGGTGTCGGCGTCCATCGGCGGCGGTTCGCGGCTGCGTGCCGTCGGCCGGCTGGTGGTCGGCGGTGCGGCCGCGATGGCGATCTCGTACGGCGTCGGAGCGCTTGCCAGCGTCCTCTTTGGAACGAATGTGAAGGTCTAG